Proteins encoded in a region of the Elizabethkingia bruuniana genome:
- the queG gene encoding tRNA epoxyqueuosine(34) reductase QueG, with protein MNLAEKNTAIIKQKAKDFGFLACGISQAEFLEDEARSLENWLTRNLNGEMRYMENYFDKRLDPRLLVEGSKSVISFSYNYFPRKVLNTDDSFKISKYAYGKDYHEVIKEILGEFVAELQEEIGEFGFRVFVDSAPVLERAWAKKSGIGWVGKNANLITKGEGSFYFLAEIICELELVPDTPVTDHCGKCRKCIEACPTDAILDNQIIDGSKCISYATIELKDEIPEHFHGKMQNWMFGCDICQDVCPWNRFSKPHQQPLFDPNESLQNFSKKEWKELTQEIFSEIFRKSPVKRTKYAGLKRNIDFLSDKNP; from the coding sequence ATGAATCTGGCTGAAAAAAATACAGCAATTATAAAACAGAAAGCAAAAGACTTTGGCTTTCTGGCTTGTGGTATTTCCCAAGCTGAGTTTTTGGAAGATGAAGCGCGTTCTCTTGAAAACTGGCTTACAAGAAACCTAAATGGTGAAATGCGTTATATGGAAAATTATTTCGATAAACGTCTGGATCCTCGTTTGCTGGTGGAAGGAAGCAAATCTGTAATTTCGTTTTCATACAATTACTTTCCCCGTAAAGTACTGAATACTGATGATAGCTTTAAAATATCAAAATATGCTTATGGTAAAGATTATCATGAAGTAATTAAAGAAATTCTTGGAGAGTTTGTTGCTGAATTGCAGGAAGAAATAGGAGAGTTTGGATTCAGAGTTTTTGTAGATTCAGCTCCGGTACTGGAAAGAGCCTGGGCAAAAAAATCCGGAATTGGATGGGTCGGAAAAAATGCAAATCTTATTACAAAAGGAGAGGGATCCTTTTATTTTCTGGCAGAGATTATCTGTGAGTTGGAGTTAGTTCCGGATACTCCGGTAACAGATCACTGCGGCAAATGTCGAAAGTGTATTGAAGCCTGTCCTACAGATGCTATATTGGATAATCAGATCATAGATGGTAGCAAATGTATTTCTTATGCAACCATAGAATTGAAGGACGAGATTCCTGAGCATTTTCATGGGAAAATGCAGAACTGGATGTTCGGGTGCGATATCTGCCAGGATGTCTGCCCCTGGAACAGATTCTCAAAACCACATCAACAGCCTCTTTTTGACCCCAATGAATCGCTGCAGAACTTTTCCAAAAAAGAGTGGAAAGAACTTACACAGGAAATTTTTTCTGAAATTTTCAGGAAATCTCCTGTGAAGCGAACAAAATACGCAGGCCTAAAAAGAAACATTGACTTTCTGTCGGATAAAAATCCTTAG
- a CDS encoding 5'-nucleotidase, lipoprotein e(P4) family yields the protein MKKILLTGGLILSFISCSAQKADHDTKDLVNATAWMQNAGEYKALTIQAYQLAQIRLAQIITQEASEKPRAIVLDIDETVLDNSPYQAYQIENKKNFSQEDWNKWTRLAQAEPIAGALNFLNFTKNNGVEIFYVSNRSETERVPTLENLQKKNFPYADNDHLILKTDKSSKESRRQKLSEKYNIVLFFGDNLSDFSDMYYYNNEGKTSSEKVLEHPELFGSKFIILPNAMYGDWESSMYKKNTDKKLSNEQVKMKSLRSFTTQNINQ from the coding sequence ATGAAGAAAATATTGCTTACAGGAGGTTTAATTTTATCTTTTATTTCCTGCTCTGCTCAAAAAGCAGATCACGACACAAAAGATTTAGTTAATGCTACTGCATGGATGCAAAATGCCGGAGAATATAAAGCCTTAACTATTCAGGCTTATCAGCTAGCACAAATTCGCTTAGCACAAATCATTACACAAGAGGCATCGGAAAAGCCAAGAGCTATTGTTCTGGATATAGATGAGACTGTACTGGACAACTCTCCTTATCAGGCTTATCAGATTGAAAACAAAAAGAACTTCAGTCAGGAAGACTGGAACAAATGGACAAGACTTGCTCAAGCAGAACCGATTGCAGGAGCTTTAAATTTCCTGAACTTTACAAAAAATAATGGTGTAGAGATTTTCTATGTTTCCAACAGAAGTGAAACAGAAAGAGTTCCGACTCTTGAAAACCTTCAGAAGAAAAATTTCCCATATGCGGATAACGATCACCTTATCTTAAAAACAGATAAGTCAAGCAAGGAAAGCAGACGACAAAAGCTTTCTGAAAAATACAATATTGTTTTATTCTTCGGAGATAACTTAAGCGATTTTTCGGATATGTATTATTATAATAACGAAGGTAAAACTTCATCCGAAAAAGTTTTGGAGCATCCTGAATTATTCGGAAGCAAATTCATTATCCTTCCAAACGCTATGTACGGAGACTGGGAAAGCTCTATGTATAAAAAGAATACAGATAAAAAATTAAGCAACGAACAGGTAAAAATGAAAAGCCTGCGTTCTTTTACAACTCAAAATATTAATCAATAA
- a CDS encoding rhodanese-like domain-containing protein translates to MIEDVLKAGNYHLIDVREPMELEMNGAIDEATNIPLGEIEERQDEIKGLEGNVIFFCRSGNRSGQATEFFKAQGLDNVYNGGGYEDMQQSLDNVK, encoded by the coding sequence ATGATTGAAGACGTATTAAAAGCAGGAAACTATCATCTTATCGATGTACGCGAACCTATGGAGCTTGAAATGAATGGTGCTATTGACGAGGCTACCAATATTCCATTAGGAGAAATCGAAGAAAGACAGGATGAAATAAAAGGTCTTGAAGGTAATGTAATTTTCTTCTGTCGCTCTGGTAACCGTTCCGGACAGGCTACTGAATTCTTCAAAGCTCAGGGACTTGATAATGTTTACAATGGTGGTGGTTACGAAGACATGCAACAGTCTCTGGACAATGTAAAATAA
- a CDS encoding fimbrillin family protein: MNNKKITIATLALSLSMMIMSCRSTDNAVDGKSSSGNSSFLEGTAALKVGIIGEEFETGSDNSSPMASVKGSAVSGALKEQTKTVMVDDKALVATLTPVTPSLSTIANASSGSIAAATPITGSNIKYRMIVYNAADGSRIGSKTYTINAGVSVPDDGNDLYLDHTAGNYSFVILSYGTNVLPADVPGSLGTASLTGITGDSDLMYFRKDNLTLVRGSNPLNAVLQHMFSQVTVKLDATNVSPGNGIQSITPATISRHRTANNSINLSDGTITYSATDIGSRTLDFTGNLTTSAVWTAKPALIVNPGTGGAEAPVLTLTNMTVGSKVKTQTINGLLVRPGAKYNLNITFKCTSDALPTYNFTMQNAGGGTLNGTTITQRFTPDAPAADAGFTFEVYKLDNSFNLSINGQNISNSEVQFEYISQGQTYPQNIRFKSDRALWGISPGVSQIYNMDGTTTVPKTSIAQIIIATDGTVTMMGRRSLILPLEPIEMYDPNTGTPSGTGAARAISIAQTAIMVPFNKVTWNSTSTNVVIASMIIQNATALEAFGHGSKIVPCQ; this comes from the coding sequence ATGAATAATAAAAAAATAACTATTGCTACACTGGCTTTATCACTTTCTATGATGATAATGTCGTGTAGAAGTACAGATAATGCTGTAGATGGAAAGAGCTCTTCTGGAAATTCTTCTTTTTTAGAAGGGACTGCTGCGTTAAAAGTAGGTATAATAGGGGAGGAGTTTGAAACTGGTTCAGACAATTCCTCACCTATGGCTTCTGTAAAAGGGAGTGCTGTTTCAGGAGCTTTAAAAGAACAGACTAAAACAGTTATGGTAGATGATAAGGCTTTGGTGGCTACTTTGACACCTGTAACTCCTTCTCTGTCTACTATAGCTAATGCTTCTTCAGGTTCGATAGCGGCTGCGACACCAATAACGGGGTCGAACATTAAATACAGAATGATTGTATATAACGCTGCTGATGGTTCCAGAATAGGGAGTAAAACTTATACGATAAATGCAGGAGTATCTGTTCCTGATGATGGTAATGATTTGTATTTAGATCATACTGCGGGAAATTATAGCTTTGTAATATTGTCTTATGGCACAAATGTTTTACCGGCTGATGTTCCGGGGAGTCTTGGTACAGCTTCATTGACGGGAATAACTGGTGATTCCGATTTAATGTATTTTAGAAAAGATAACTTAACATTGGTAAGGGGGTCTAACCCTTTGAATGCTGTTCTGCAGCATATGTTTAGCCAGGTTACGGTTAAGTTAGATGCGACGAATGTTTCTCCTGGAAATGGGATTCAGTCTATTACGCCAGCAACAATTAGCAGACATCGTACTGCCAATAATAGTATTAATTTATCTGATGGTACAATTACTTATTCTGCAACGGATATAGGTTCAAGAACTTTGGATTTTACAGGGAATCTAACAACAAGTGCGGTTTGGACAGCTAAGCCTGCGTTAATTGTGAATCCTGGAACGGGTGGAGCTGAAGCTCCTGTGTTGACTTTGACTAATATGACAGTAGGGTCAAAAGTTAAAACCCAAACTATTAATGGTCTGCTGGTAAGGCCTGGAGCTAAGTATAATCTTAATATAACTTTTAAATGTACTTCAGATGCTTTGCCTACATATAATTTTACAATGCAGAATGCTGGTGGTGGTACGCTTAATGGTACTACGATAACTCAGCGTTTTACACCGGATGCCCCAGCTGCAGATGCCGGGTTTACATTTGAAGTTTATAAACTGGATAATTCCTTTAACCTGAGTATTAATGGTCAGAATATTTCTAATAGTGAAGTTCAGTTTGAATATATCTCGCAAGGACAAACTTATCCACAGAATATAAGGTTTAAATCTGACAGGGCATTATGGGGAATATCACCAGGGGTTAGTCAGATTTATAATATGGATGGAACAACTACCGTTCCTAAAACCAGTATTGCGCAAATTATTATTGCAACAGACGGTACAGTGACAATGATGGGGCGTCGGAGTTTGATATTGCCTTTGGAGCCGATTGAAATGTATGATCCAAATACCGGAACACCTTCCGGAACTGGTGCGGCTAGAGCAATATCTATTGCGCAGACGGCAATAATGGTACCGTTCAATAAGGTTACCTGGAATTCCACTTCTACTAATGTTGTAATTGCGAGTATGATAATTCAGAATGCAACTGCGCTTGAGGCTTTTGGTCATGGAAGTAAGATTGTGCCATGTCAATAG
- a CDS encoding NAD(P)H-dependent flavin oxidoreductase has translation MNRIKELFDIKYPIIQGGMIWHSGWRLASAVSNCGGLGLLGAGSMYPDILKENIIKCKAATDKPFGVNIPMLYPNMDEIINIILEEKIKIVFTSAGNPKTYTEVLKKEGIKVAHVVSSVKFALKCQEAGVDAVVAEGFEAGGHNGREETTTLSLIPNVRRQVDLPLIAAGGIALGSQVKAAMLLGAEGVQIGSRFAATKEASSHDNFKQKIVETQEGGTHLTLKELAPVRLIKNKFYNDIEKLYESGRDQEALRSVLGRARAKKGMFEGDMEEGELEIGQSSALIDSILSVEEVFEKLLKEFRESSCPEL, from the coding sequence ATGAACAGAATTAAAGAACTTTTTGATATTAAATATCCTATTATACAAGGCGGAATGATCTGGCATAGCGGCTGGAGATTGGCTTCGGCTGTTTCAAACTGCGGTGGATTGGGTTTGCTTGGTGCGGGAAGTATGTACCCGGATATTCTGAAAGAGAATATTATTAAATGTAAAGCAGCGACAGATAAGCCATTTGGAGTGAATATACCTATGCTCTATCCTAATATGGATGAGATCATTAATATTATTCTGGAAGAAAAAATTAAAATAGTCTTTACATCTGCAGGAAATCCTAAAACCTATACAGAGGTTCTTAAAAAAGAAGGTATAAAAGTGGCACATGTGGTTAGTAGTGTCAAATTTGCATTAAAGTGCCAGGAGGCAGGTGTAGATGCTGTAGTTGCGGAAGGATTTGAGGCTGGTGGGCATAATGGAAGGGAAGAGACGACAACACTCTCACTTATTCCTAATGTCAGAAGACAAGTCGATTTACCTTTAATCGCAGCAGGAGGCATTGCATTGGGGTCTCAGGTTAAGGCGGCTATGTTATTAGGAGCTGAAGGTGTACAGATAGGCTCACGGTTTGCCGCTACAAAGGAAGCTTCCTCACATGACAATTTTAAACAGAAGATTGTGGAGACACAGGAAGGAGGAACGCATTTGACATTAAAAGAACTGGCTCCGGTTAGGCTTATTAAAAATAAGTTTTACAATGATATTGAAAAATTATATGAATCGGGTAGAGATCAGGAGGCTCTTAGGTCTGTTTTAGGGCGCGCAAGAGCCAAAAAAGGAATGTTTGAAGGAGATATGGAAGAAGGGGAATTAGAAATAGGCCAGTCTTCTGCTCTAATCGATAGTATCTTATCAGTAGAAGAAGTGTTTGAAAAACTACTAAAAGAGTTTAGAGAAAGTAGTTGCCCTGAATTATAA
- a CDS encoding peptidylprolyl isomerase has product MTKNFRFFFILSFLVTTFAGSLLKAQLKQGQLVDGIAAVIGNEIVLESDIEEYINMSKQQGSPVGDKCEIIESIIHNKLLLFHAKKDTLIQNRSKELKADADNRFQQMLSGFPSEKDMLAAYKYRTAYEFKAAIEKISSEQYYQGEKYKLITKGVDITPSEVSAFYDTYKTQLPQVNDEVKLSRIIMYPKLTDAHKQEIIDKLKKIKAAIQGGESFENQARIYSEDPGSASNGGLINNVAKGMMVKPFEAAALNLQEGEISDPVETEYGYHIIQLIKKSGKIYDVRHILIASTPNVEEIKAAKNELQKVKAQIVDGTISFKDAALKYSDDKSTKFNAGVMTGQDGSDNLEKTKMDPVDAYQIAGLNKGDITEPYEIEEGQSKKKAIELIQINDIVPAHTLDITTDYERIKSIALNQKKGNIVDQWIKSKLPDTFISINNRYKDCKFKTDWKRESLMK; this is encoded by the coding sequence ATGACAAAAAACTTTCGTTTTTTCTTTATCCTTAGTTTCCTTGTAACCACTTTTGCAGGTTCACTACTAAAAGCTCAGTTAAAACAGGGACAATTAGTCGATGGTATTGCTGCGGTAATTGGTAATGAGATTGTTTTGGAATCTGATATTGAAGAATACATCAACATGTCCAAGCAACAAGGGTCGCCGGTAGGGGATAAATGTGAAATTATAGAGAGTATTATTCACAATAAACTTTTGCTTTTTCATGCAAAAAAAGATACCCTTATTCAGAACAGAAGTAAAGAATTAAAAGCTGATGCGGATAACAGATTCCAGCAGATGCTTTCCGGTTTCCCTTCTGAAAAAGATATGCTTGCTGCTTATAAATATCGTACAGCATACGAATTTAAAGCAGCTATTGAGAAGATCTCTTCTGAGCAGTATTACCAAGGTGAAAAATATAAATTAATCACAAAAGGTGTGGATATTACACCAAGTGAAGTTTCTGCTTTTTATGATACTTATAAAACTCAGTTACCTCAGGTAAATGATGAAGTTAAGTTAAGCAGAATTATCATGTATCCTAAATTGACAGATGCTCACAAACAGGAGATTATTGATAAGCTAAAGAAAATAAAAGCAGCCATCCAGGGTGGTGAATCTTTCGAAAATCAAGCAAGAATTTATTCTGAAGATCCAGGTTCAGCTTCTAATGGAGGTCTTATTAATAATGTTGCAAAAGGAATGATGGTAAAGCCATTTGAAGCTGCTGCACTAAACCTTCAGGAAGGAGAAATTTCTGATCCTGTAGAAACTGAATATGGTTACCATATTATTCAGCTGATTAAGAAGTCCGGTAAAATATATGATGTAAGACATATTCTTATTGCCAGTACTCCAAATGTAGAAGAAATAAAAGCGGCTAAAAATGAATTGCAGAAAGTTAAGGCACAAATTGTTGATGGTACCATTTCATTTAAAGATGCTGCTTTAAAATATTCTGATGATAAATCTACCAAATTTAATGCTGGTGTAATGACAGGTCAGGATGGTTCTGATAATCTTGAGAAAACAAAAATGGATCCTGTAGATGCTTATCAGATTGCTGGTCTTAATAAAGGTGATATTACTGAGCCTTATGAAATCGAAGAGGGGCAAAGTAAGAAAAAAGCAATTGAGCTGATTCAGATCAACGATATTGTACCTGCTCACACTCTGGATATTACAACAGACTATGAACGTATAAAGTCTATAGCCCTGAACCAGAAAAAAGGAAATATTGTAGACCAGTGGATTAAGTCTAAATTACCAGATACATTTATTTCCATCAATAACAGATATAAAGACTGTAAATTTAAAACAGACTGGAAGAGAGAATCTTTAATGAAATAA
- a CDS encoding peptidyl-prolyl cis-trans isomerase, whose translation MKTKSLISLLTIAAAHLGFAQSIVINNDAMPVAKFSKEYEAGLKNQGIDQTIDSYINFKLIQDFSRSLKADTTQNFRAQIGTRLNELKKESYYPKELETKFLNDYMAASQKEKQIQVFFAKKEEGVKKDFQKIYNDVRLGKMTMDQAIQTEAKGDAKPLYIKAGVLSAELEADVQKLSIGGYSKLIDTPDNVMFVKVVGERPSLGYLIFGTLSYPNDANSEKAKTEIYKALASGKKFNEVTAEFGSNDNEKKNGGVVMGSPVLPEEAYTQLKTLKEGDYTKTPILIENKWFIFNIYSKRPYQITPDTKEFFFTDMMNSQYGNAFYDAFIDKLKKSPGYKESGAAGKAKASYAEFKKLVNDKEALYTYNGQQFTVGDFKTQIKDHTADVEKMDDKKWGQLVDMMGRNFLMRAYTVEFENRPEVKNQLEDIKKNLYSNYFYAEYLKKEISLHPEWTADYYNKHKDQFKKEAAAKGRVVIPGNEADVDKFVKAIKNPADWEKLQAEYKGKTNDKKQPLANFNEGEMVESAEVFKKYNVPFKTGVYTAKIGGRTLVIANDEILPAGFMTQKEAEESGELEELVTSEQIKKILADLKSKAKITIEPGFVSALQKNFKK comes from the coding sequence ATGAAAACTAAATCTTTAATCTCCCTGCTAACTATAGCTGCAGCGCATTTAGGCTTTGCACAAAGCATTGTTATTAATAATGATGCAATGCCTGTTGCAAAATTTTCAAAAGAATATGAAGCGGGACTGAAGAATCAGGGAATAGATCAAACAATTGATTCCTATATTAATTTTAAACTGATTCAGGATTTCTCTAGATCGCTAAAGGCAGATACAACGCAGAACTTCAGGGCTCAGATTGGTACGCGTCTTAACGAGTTAAAGAAAGAAAGTTATTACCCAAAGGAATTAGAAACTAAGTTCCTGAACGATTATATGGCTGCCAGCCAAAAAGAAAAGCAAATTCAGGTTTTCTTTGCTAAAAAAGAAGAGGGTGTAAAGAAAGATTTTCAAAAGATTTATAATGATGTAAGGTTAGGAAAAATGACCATGGATCAGGCGATCCAGACGGAAGCAAAAGGAGATGCTAAGCCTTTGTATATTAAAGCTGGTGTATTGAGCGCTGAACTGGAAGCTGATGTACAAAAACTTTCTATAGGAGGTTATTCAAAATTAATTGATACTCCGGATAATGTAATGTTCGTAAAGGTTGTAGGAGAAAGACCTTCTTTAGGATACCTTATATTTGGAACATTATCATATCCTAATGATGCAAATTCAGAAAAAGCAAAAACCGAAATTTATAAAGCTTTAGCTTCCGGTAAAAAGTTTAATGAGGTTACTGCGGAATTCGGAAGTAATGATAATGAGAAAAAGAATGGTGGTGTTGTAATGGGTTCTCCTGTTTTACCGGAGGAAGCTTATACACAGCTAAAGACTCTTAAAGAGGGTGATTATACAAAAACACCTATTCTTATTGAAAATAAATGGTTTATATTCAATATTTATTCAAAGAGACCTTATCAGATAACTCCGGATACAAAAGAGTTCTTCTTCACGGATATGATGAATTCTCAGTACGGAAATGCTTTTTATGATGCATTTATCGATAAGCTGAAAAAATCTCCGGGCTATAAGGAATCTGGAGCTGCAGGTAAAGCAAAAGCTTCTTATGCAGAATTTAAAAAACTGGTTAATGATAAAGAAGCATTGTATACTTACAATGGTCAACAGTTTACTGTAGGGGATTTTAAAACCCAGATCAAAGACCATACTGCTGATGTCGAAAAAATGGACGATAAGAAGTGGGGACAATTGGTAGATATGATGGGGAGGAATTTCCTAATGAGAGCTTATACCGTTGAATTTGAAAACAGACCTGAAGTTAAAAATCAGCTTGAGGATATTAAAAAGAATCTGTATTCCAATTATTTCTATGCAGAGTATCTGAAAAAAGAAATTTCACTTCATCCAGAATGGACTGCAGATTATTATAACAAGCATAAAGATCAGTTTAAAAAAGAAGCTGCTGCTAAAGGAAGGGTTGTTATACCAGGTAATGAAGCGGACGTTGATAAATTTGTAAAAGCTATAAAGAATCCTGCTGACTGGGAAAAACTACAGGCAGAATACAAAGGGAAGACAAATGATAAAAAACAACCTTTGGCTAACTTCAATGAGGGTGAGATGGTAGAGTCTGCGGAGGTTTTCAAAAAATATAATGTGCCTTTCAAAACAGGTGTTTATACTGCTAAAATAGGAGGAAGAACTCTGGTTATTGCTAATGATGAAATTCTTCCGGCAGGATTTATGACTCAGAAAGAGGCTGAAGAATCAGGTGAGCTTGAAGAACTGGTTACATCTGAGCAGATTAAAAAGATTCTTGCAGATTTAAAATCTAAAGCAAAGATTACAATTGAACCTGGATTTGTATCTGCACTACAAAAGAATTTTAAGAAATAA
- a CDS encoding PfkB family carbohydrate kinase encodes MKLLSVGTVAFDAIETPFGKTDKILGGAATYIGLAASVLDTDVHLVSVVGGDFPDEYLNMMKGKNINVDGVEVVEGGKTFFWAGKYHNDLNTRDTLATELNVLENFDPKIPEGGADAEILMLGNLHPAVQLAVLERMKERPKLVVLDTMNFWMDLTWDLLMDVIAKTDVITINDEEARQLSGEYSLVKAAKKIHALGPKYVIIKKGEHGALLFEDGKVFAIPALLLEDVFDPTGAGDTFAGGFVAHLAKCEKFDFESMKTALIVGSALASFTVEEFGTEKIQTVTPAMLKERIKQFKELTTFEELV; translated from the coding sequence ATGAAACTTCTTTCAGTAGGTACTGTAGCTTTTGATGCTATCGAAACACCATTTGGTAAAACAGATAAAATATTAGGCGGGGCAGCAACTTATATAGGATTGGCGGCTTCTGTTCTTGACACTGATGTACATTTGGTTTCAGTTGTAGGTGGCGACTTTCCTGATGAATATCTGAACATGATGAAGGGGAAAAATATCAATGTAGATGGCGTTGAAGTTGTTGAAGGTGGTAAAACTTTTTTCTGGGCAGGTAAATATCATAATGATCTGAATACCCGTGATACCTTGGCTACTGAGCTAAATGTATTGGAAAATTTCGATCCAAAGATTCCTGAAGGAGGAGCCGATGCGGAGATATTAATGCTTGGAAACCTGCACCCTGCAGTTCAGCTGGCAGTTTTAGAAAGAATGAAAGAGCGTCCGAAGTTAGTTGTTTTAGACACAATGAATTTCTGGATGGATCTTACATGGGATTTGCTAATGGATGTTATTGCTAAAACAGATGTTATTACTATCAATGACGAAGAAGCAAGACAGTTGTCCGGAGAATATTCTTTGGTAAAAGCGGCTAAGAAAATTCATGCTTTAGGTCCTAAATATGTAATCATTAAGAAAGGAGAACACGGAGCACTTCTTTTCGAAGACGGAAAAGTATTTGCTATTCCTGCTTTATTATTAGAAGATGTTTTCGATCCTACAGGAGCCGGAGATACTTTTGCCGGAGGATTTGTAGCACACCTTGCTAAATGTGAGAAGTTTGATTTCGAAAGCATGAAAACAGCTCTTATTGTGGGAAGTGCTTTAGCTTCATTTACAGTAGAAGAATTCGGAACAGAAAAAATACAGACTGTAACCCCTGCAATGCTTAAAGAAAGAATTAAGCAATTTAAAGAACTAACAACGTTTGAAGAACTGGTTTAA
- the mutY gene encoding A/G-specific adenine glycosylase, with protein sequence MKNNIEKAYFLKLTRKILSWYDLHSRNLPWRETQKPYNIWISEIILQQTRVEQGWNHYVNFIKRFPTVKELHEAENDEVLLYWKGLGYYSRALNLHKASHQIIEEYNGEFPDTFAGLQNLKGVGKYTAAAIASISYGERVPAIDGNFYRVFSRILADDFDIASPKAYSYFYDLILPFVDKDRPGDFNQAVMDIGSQVCKPKNPDCVNCPVNEECLAYATNRIQELPVKSKKIKVETLDLHYYFVKYGDHFLIRQRDESFIWKKLYEFPDEIPDELKDCIVFEKTVQHKLTHKTLNITFSRVEPEDEMIFEKLSSNGNYIIVDIEESHKKSFPKPLEKIIQEWD encoded by the coding sequence TTGAAAAATAATATAGAAAAAGCTTATTTCCTGAAACTTACCCGAAAAATTCTTTCCTGGTATGATCTCCACAGCCGTAATTTGCCGTGGCGGGAAACCCAAAAACCATATAATATATGGATATCAGAAATCATTCTTCAGCAGACGAGAGTAGAGCAGGGATGGAATCATTATGTCAATTTTATAAAAAGGTTTCCGACTGTAAAAGAACTACATGAGGCCGAAAATGACGAAGTCTTGTTGTATTGGAAAGGCTTGGGATATTATTCCCGAGCACTCAATTTGCATAAAGCTTCTCATCAGATTATAGAAGAATATAATGGAGAGTTTCCTGATACATTTGCTGGTCTTCAGAATTTGAAAGGAGTTGGAAAATATACAGCAGCTGCTATTGCCAGCATTAGTTACGGAGAAAGAGTACCAGCTATAGATGGTAACTTTTATCGTGTTTTCTCCAGAATATTAGCCGATGATTTCGATATAGCCTCACCTAAGGCATATTCTTATTTCTATGATCTGATCTTACCTTTTGTAGATAAAGATCGTCCGGGTGATTTTAATCAGGCCGTTATGGATATTGGTTCTCAGGTTTGTAAACCAAAGAATCCCGATTGTGTAAATTGTCCGGTAAATGAAGAATGCTTGGCTTATGCCACAAATCGAATACAGGAGTTACCCGTTAAATCGAAAAAAATAAAAGTAGAGACACTGGATCTGCATTATTATTTCGTGAAATATGGAGACCATTTTCTGATCAGGCAACGGGATGAAAGTTTTATATGGAAGAAACTCTATGAATTTCCAGATGAAATTCCGGATGAATTAAAAGATTGTATTGTTTTTGAAAAAACAGTTCAGCATAAACTTACTCATAAAACACTGAATATTACTTTCAGCAGGGTGGAGCCAGAGGATGAAATGATTTTTGAGAAACTTAGTTCTAATGGTAATTATATAATTGTTGATATAGAGGAGTCTCATAAAAAATCTTTTCCTAAACCATTAGAGAAGATTATTCAGGAATGGGATTAG
- a CDS encoding HU family DNA-binding protein, producing MTKAELVNTISNKLGVEKNDTQKVIEAFMQEIKTSLYNNDNVYLRGFGSFVIKTRAAKTGRNISKNTAIEIPAHNIPSFKPSKMFAEKVKTKVKVENK from the coding sequence ATGACAAAAGCTGAATTGGTGAACACCATCTCCAATAAACTAGGGGTAGAAAAGAATGATACGCAGAAAGTTATTGAAGCGTTTATGCAGGAAATCAAAACTTCTCTTTATAACAACGATAACGTTTATTTAAGAGGTTTTGGATCTTTTGTTATTAAAACCCGTGCTGCAAAGACTGGTAGAAACATTTCAAAGAATACAGCTATCGAAATCCCGGCACACAACATTCCTTCTTTCAAACCTTCAAAAATGTTTGCTGAGAAAGTAAAAACCAAAGTGAAAGTAGAAAATAAATAA